The sequence ATTCCGGCCGGGGAACTATCGGGATCCAGATCTCGACCACGGAATCTTTGGAGCCGGGATCAAAACGTTCGTCGTAGCGCTCGAACATGTCTTGCGGCGCGGGTTTATTGCCGCTCTCAAAGACCCATTGGCCAAATATGTATTCATAGGCCTTGCTGACGTTTTGGATGTCGCCGCGGTGCTCAAAAACGGCGTAATATCCTGGGGGTACCTTGTGCAGGTGCAGGACTTCAGGAAGCTCGACGGCCTCTCTGACCTCCATCCCCACAAAGTAGACATTGCCTTTCCCGGTCTGGGGATCAAAGCCCCCGCCGTGATAGGTGATCCCATAGATGCAATTCCCCACAGGCTCCGGGATCTTTTCCTGGATCTCGAAGAAGCTCATCCAGTGTTTCATGTAGGCTTCCTCTTCCTGGACCTCTTTGGTCTCCAACCCCATCACCAAAAAAGCCTCCCGCTTCTCAAAGCGTGGCTTGGAAAACTGACCTTCAGCAGCAAACTCCTCCTGGGCAAGAAGCAGAGCTCCCATCAACAGCAGTGCCACCAGCAGAATTCCCTTCTTGATCATCATTCCTCCTATCTTGACGAATCATCATTTAAACAAGATATTGCATTTTGATATTTTTGGCAAGCCATATCTTGCCCCGGCCAGCACCTGCCCCAACCAATGCGCGCTACGGCCATGCCCACAACCGGCCTCAGGTCCAGACCCTGCGCCAGTTTAACATTCGCCCTACACATCCCCAACATTGTTCGGAGTGTGTACGGCGAACGCAGGCTGGATGTGGGTTGAAGATGGAAGACCCCGATTGGGGGGATGTGGAGATGAATTTATCAGGATCTCGCGGATCCGCGCAATTGGGGCAATGAATATGGCGAAGGGCCTGGGTCGAGCATCCTGCCTGCAAGTTCTGCACCGCTACCAGGCATGCGCCAGGATCAGATGGATATTCCTGCGGTGAGGTTCGGAATGGATTCTTTTCAATTGACAAGAAACTCCACCTGCGTTTTTCTTGTTTTAAATCTAAATTAGGGATAAAGTGCCATAAATGAGACTCTTTGAAACGCATGCCCATCTCGATCTGCCGGATTTTGACCCAGACCGTGAAACCCTGATCCAGGATTGTTTCAACCACGGCGTCGAGTATATCATTAACATCGGATTCAACAAGGAAACTTCGCTGAATTCCCTGGAACTGGCCAAGAAGCACCTGCACATCTTTTCCACCGTGGGCTTCCATCCCCATGACGCCACAGATTTTGACGCGGAACTGGTCAAACGCCTGGCCCGGGAAAAAAACGTTCTGGCCATCGGCGAGATCGGGCTGGATTTTTTCCGCAACCTCTCCCCCTTCCCCGTGCAGCGCGAGGTGTTCAGAAACCAGGTCCTCCTGGCGGTGGATTATGACCTTCCGATCGTGGTCCACAACCGCGACGCGCATCAGGAATGCTACAAGACCCTGAAGCAAGCCAACGCAAAAGCCGTGGTCTTCCATTGTTTTTCCGGGGACATCATCTTTGCCCAGCAGGTCCTTGACGAAGGCTGGCTGATCTCTTTCACCGGCACGGTGACCTACGCCAATTCCAATCTGGAGGACGTGATCCGGATGATGCCGCTGGAACAGTTCATGATCGAGACCGATTGCCCGTACCTGCCGCCCCATCCGCATCGCGGCAAGCGCAACAGCCCATTGTATCTGCACCTCGTGGCGGAAAAGATAGCCGAGATCCGCGGGATCACGCCTCTCGAAGTGGCGGAGCGCTCATTCGAGAACGCCTTCCGGTTTTTCCGCGTGCCGCCCGATCCGGTGAAACCCCAACACCACAAGGCAAGCCACAAATCCGGGAAGCCGGGAAAACCAGGCAAGGCTGGAAAAGGCACTGCCACCAAGGACAAAAAGATAAAGAGCTGATTGAATGAAAAAAAACCTGATCTTACTCACCCTTGCAGTCATGGCCATGGCCCTGTCTGCGGGAAATTCGATCTTTTCCTACGACGGATATCCCTTCCGATATTACGGAAAAGACATTTACAGCCTGGGCATGGGCGATACCGGAGCCAGCGACATTTTCCGCAACAACACCGGCTACGGCAACCCCGCTCTGCACAATCTTTCCAACCGCAGCCTCTTCTCCACGGGGATCCTGATGGGTTACAACGCCTATGAATCCAGGGACGATGAAGACTCTCAAAGCAGCTATGTCGACAATTCCCTGGATTTGCCGCATTTCAGCCTGAGCATCCCGCTGAAGAAACATCGCTTGGGATTCCAGTTCAATTCCTTCGCCTCCGGGGTGGTTGCCAACCAGCGGGAAACGATTTTGCCGGACAGCACGGTGATCCTGGAAAAACAAGAGATGGACCGCTATCTGTATAAAATAGACCTGATCTACAGCGTGAGCCTGGGTAGGAACAACTTCGGCATCAGCGGAAACTACTATTTCGGCCACGATGTGCGCAG comes from Candidatus Syntrophosphaera sp. and encodes:
- a CDS encoding GyrI-like domain-containing protein codes for the protein MIKKGILLVALLLMGALLLAQEEFAAEGQFSKPRFEKREAFLVMGLETKEVQEEEAYMKHWMSFFEIQEKIPEPVGNCIYGITYHGGGFDPQTGKGNVYFVGMEVREAVELPEVLHLHKVPPGYYAVFEHRGDIQNVSKAYEYIFGQWVFESGNKPAPQDMFERYDERFDPGSKDSVVEIWIPIVPRPEYQPEIEQELNLDPTPKSTPEPWTENMPKEQ
- a CDS encoding TatD family hydrolase → MRLFETHAHLDLPDFDPDRETLIQDCFNHGVEYIINIGFNKETSLNSLELAKKHLHIFSTVGFHPHDATDFDAELVKRLAREKNVLAIGEIGLDFFRNLSPFPVQREVFRNQVLLAVDYDLPIVVHNRDAHQECYKTLKQANAKAVVFHCFSGDIIFAQQVLDEGWLISFTGTVTYANSNLEDVIRMMPLEQFMIETDCPYLPPHPHRGKRNSPLYLHLVAEKIAEIRGITPLEVAERSFENAFRFFRVPPDPVKPQHHKASHKSGKPGKPGKAGKGTATKDKKIKS